Proteins encoded by one window of Lathyrus oleraceus cultivar Zhongwan6 chromosome 1, CAAS_Psat_ZW6_1.0, whole genome shotgun sequence:
- the LOC127097757 gene encoding uncharacterized protein LOC127097757: protein MREMLQALTFRFEVPQVTVISETTGPAVEVPPQRTLPSTLPPYGLPYDFVPRAEVVHEMGQSVQQAVPLPVYTDARPVIHTVVPPAAYARHVPHYEDQNHMYQTVDSTVAGDEVRFEDFREVKENMQLLEKKFRDLEGDHVFGSAAKEMCLVSGLVIPAKFKTPDFDKYKGHTCPKSHLIMYYRKMAVHVEDDKLMIHCFQDSLSGAPSKWYLSLDQNRIRCFQDLSDAFIKHYKYNMDMAPDRRQLQSMFQHDSESFKEYAQRWRELASQVEPPLAEKELAELFIDTVQPQFYKKMVGSASLGFSELVAIGARVEYGVRNGKLSAVAGTSNANPKKFSGGFPRKKEGETNAVTAGQGRVPPRRRPQQYSPQQYVQQPIPYQPPMYPVQYAPQRYVVVVTPAFNQQPSQAYQAPPAYQPALVQQRAAAPPTYQQAPSAPVYQQPRAQAPRQNAQNQNRRQRERVTFNPIPMSYTEFYPSLLQKGLVVPRPMGPPPDRLPPWYNPNAHCPFHEGAPGHDLEGCYALKHRVRELIESKILSFKDMGPNVKNNPLPLHENPGVNAIEDASVGVTVDKVEDVKTPLAAFHARLVEAGLVNVDHDNCEECATHPRGCQVVRDNIQNLMNEGVLQISSAVKN from the coding sequence ATGCGAGAGATGTTGCAAGCTTTAACCTTCAGGTTTGAGGTTCCACAAGTGACCGTGATTTCAGAGACCACGGGCCCAGCAGTGGAAGTCCCACCTCAGAGGACGTTACCCTCAACCCTTCCTCCATATGGGCTACCCTATGATTTCGTCCCCCGAGCGGAGGTGGTGCATGAAATGGGGCAATCTGTCCAACAAGCTGTGCCATTACCAGTTTACACCGACGCACGTCCAGTCATCCATACTGTGGTTCCACCAGCCGCCTATGCTAGGCATGTTCCTcattatgaagatcaaaaccACATGTATCAAACTGTTGACTCAACTGTCGCTGGTGACGAAGTAAGGTTTGAGGACTTCAGGGAGGTAAAGGAGAACATGCAGCTCCTTGAGAAGAAATTCCGAGATCTAGAAGGAGACCACGTCTTTGGATCTGCTGCCAAAGAAATGTGCCTTGTATCCGGGTTGGTGATTCCAGCAAAATTCAAAACTCCGGACTTCGACAAATACAAGGGGCATACTTGTCCAAAAagccatctcatcatgtattacCGTAAAATGGCTGTACACGTGGAGGACGACAAGCTAATGATCCACTGTTTTCAGGACAGCTTAAGTGGGGCTCCTTCCAAATGGTATCTAAGTCTGGATCAGAACAGGATCAGGTGTTTCCAAGACCTGTCAGACGCGTTCATAAAACattacaaatataatatggacatggcgcctgacagaagACAGTTGCAGAGCATGTTCCAACATGACAGTGAGtccttcaaggagtatgctcaaagatggagggaactgGCTTCTCAGGTTGAACCACCTCTTGCTGAGAAAGAATTGGCCGAACTGTTTATCGACACTGTCCAGCCTCAATTCTATAAGAAGATGGTTGGAAGTGCTTCTTTGGGATTCTCCGAGCTTGTTGCTATAGGAGCTCGCGTGGAATATGGTGTAAGGAATGGCAAACTATCGGCTGTAGCTGGAACTTCAAATGCTAATCCAAAGAAGTTCTCTGGAGGGTTTCCCAGGAAGAAAGAGGGGGAAACAAATGCCGTGACTGCTGGTCAAGGAAGAGTTCCTCCAAGGAGGAGACCACAACAATACTCACCTCAACAATATGTTCAACAACCGATTCCCTATCAACCACCCATGTATCCCGTCCAGTATGCTCCGCAACGATACGTGGTTGTCGTGACGCCTGCATTCAATCAACAACCTTCTCAGGCTTATCAAGCGCCTCCAGCGTATCAACCAGCTCTAGTTCAACAACGTGCTGCGGCTCCGCCAACTTATCAACAAGCACCATCAGCTCCTGTTTATCAACAACCGAGAGCTCAAGCGCCGAGGCAAAATGCTCAAAACCAGAATAGAAGGCAAAGGGAGAGGGTGACCTTCAATCCAATCCCAATGTCATACACTGAGTTCTATCCCTCCCTATTGCAAAAGGGGTTGGTGGTTCCCAGACCTATGGGACCTCCACCTGATCGTCTGCCTCCGTGGTACAACCCTAATGCACACTGCCCTTTTCATGAAGGTGCCCCCGGGCATGACTTAGAGGGTTGTTACGCTCTGAAGCATAGGGTTCGGGAATTGATTGAGAGCAAGATCTTGTCTTTTAAAGATATGGGACCGAATGTGAAGAACAATCCCCTTCCTCTCCATGAAAATCCTGGAGTCAACGCCATTGAAGACGCTTCTGTTGGTGTTACGGTTGATAAGGTGGAGGATGTTAAGACTCCTTTGGCAGCATTCCATGCACGATTGGTGGAAGCTGGCCTGGTTAATGTTGATCATGACAACTGTGAAGAGTGTGCCACACACCCAAGAGGATGTCAGGTGGTACGAGACAATATCCAAAACTTGATGAATGAAGGAGTGCTTCAAATATCCAGTGCTGTGAAGAACTAG